Below is a genomic region from Neomonachus schauinslandi chromosome 2, ASM220157v2, whole genome shotgun sequence.
AGTACCTTGTGGGCATGAGGTGATTGTAATTATAAACTTTCACAAAAGACTTGATCTTTGACCTCTTGGCGATTTTCTTCTTGCCCATGGCAGCTGTCACTTTGCGGGGATAGCGGTCAATTCCAGCCACCAGAGCATGGCTGTAGGGACGGTCTGAGGTGCCATCATCAATGTTCTTCACGATGACCGCTTTGCGTCCGGAGTAGCGTCCGGCCAGGACCAGCACCACCTTCCCGGGTTTCATGAACTTGCCCATCTCGACACCAGCCACTGGAGCCTacagcagaaaggaagaaaggcgggtcttgttttttaatccaagctgatagcctgtgtcttttgattgggcatttagcccatttacattcagggtaactattgaaagataggaatttagtgccattgtattgcctgtaaggtgactgttaccgtatattgtctgtgttcttttctggtctatgttgcttttaggctctttctttgattagaggacccctttcaagatttcttgaagggctggtttcgtgtttgcagattccttcagtttttgtttgtcttggaaggtttttatctctccttcaattttcaatgacagcgtagctggatatagtattcttggctgcatatttttctcatttagtgctctgaatatatcctgccagtcctttctggcctgccaggtctctgtggataggtctgttgccaatctaatgtttctaccattgtaggttacaggtcggggtgttgacctatttttattgattttgagaggggttttctgtgcctcctggattttgatgcctgtttccttctccaaattagggaatttctctgctataatttgctccaatataccttctgcccctctctctctttcttcttcttctgggatcccaattattctaatgttgtttcgtctcatggtatcgcttagctctcgaattctgccctcgtgatcccgtagttgtttatctctctttttctcagcttctttattttccatcatttggtcttctatatcactgattctctcttctgcctcatttatcctagcagttagtgcccccatatttgattgcaccccattaatagcctttttgatttagacttggttagattttagttcttttatttctccagaaagcatttctctaataacttccatgcttttttcaagcccagctagtatctttaaagtgatgattctgaactctagacccgacatcgtactaatgtccgtattgagtaggtccctggcagtcagtactacctcttgttctttttgttgaggtgatttttcccgtcctgtcattttgtgcagaggagaatagattaatgagagaacaaaatgctaacagggtaagaaCGTCccccaaaatatactctaaacaaatcggaaaagacctgaagccaggggaaaaagaaagggaaagaaagaaaaaagaaaaaaaaaaaaagaaaaagaaaatgataaaaacagaaaaaataccagaacaaaataaaacaaaaaaacaatatgatcaaatatgatcaggctggtacatagatcagtgctacacactagattttgggtgtattttggtctgctagaagatagtgcctcccaaaattttaaggaaagaaaaacttatatatgcacaaaaataagggttgatatgatgaagggatggaatatgactgtaaagatgaaaattataaaaaaaatttataaaaggaattgataagaagttgtttgaaaaaagagaagaggatttaaaaaaaaaaaaagaaagtaaaagaaaagggagagaatgtgatcaggcaggagagtagaacaaaaccatacactagagatttagggtatatttttatctgttagaagaaactatctcaaaattttaaagagagaacaacttatatatatatgccaaaaataagggtaactactattaagggatagaatatgactctaaaaatgaaaaataaaaatgtttttttttaaaaaagggattgataagatgttggttgaaaaagggaaaaagaaaaatttaaaaaaaagttaaaaaaaaattaactttgaaagactaaagaatcgtggtaaaaaagccatggattctatgtgcattattcccctagtgctggagttctgcctttctcattgattggtaaacttggtcttggctggctgttctcgctgatcttctgggggaggggcctgttgccatggttcccaaatgtctttgccggaggcggaagtgccccgcccttgcccagtccgggctacaTCAGCTGCTCgtgtttgctctcgggagcttttgttccctgcaagctttccgtacagctttggaggccgagagtgaaaattgCGGCCTCCCAATATCTGCACGGaagagccaagaactcggggccctgctcctcagtgagcccccagagaaaagcagtcactcccgtctccccggtctccagccgcactctgtgctcacccgacctgtgactgcgtttctatctctggtacccAAATCGtcgtggagtctccaaacccagcagatccctgcggtgcgctcccacgccgctcctccccggggaggaaggggtgtttccctggatctgccgcttgttgggtccctgctggaggagcaggggtccgactgtgccgcagatcacggtttatggcaactccgagctgagagcccgcgcctgggccccgcctctgcagccggcttccctgctccgttacctgggagctctgctgcactgaggcacccccggtctttctgtgaccccgagggtcctgagaccacactatcccacagggttccacccccgcttagccaccagagcgacgtcccacagcggagcagacttctaaaagttccgattttgtgctctgcggctctatcacttgtcagacgcggccgacagaggccccccccctcccccccgtctatcctcctgaatatcaccttggattcacttctccgcacgtcctaccttccagaaagtggtcgcttttctgttcagagagttgttgctattcctttcttcgatctcctgttgagtttgtaggtgttcagaatggtttgatccctatccagctgaattcctgagaccagacgaaatccaggtctcctactcctccgccatcttgctcccctccccccccgccatgTGTGGCCTCTTAAAATACCTTCATGCACTGTGTTTATCCTCATGATTCTCTGAGATAGTAAGATGCCTGCaggatgagatgaagtgaggtcaAGAAAATATGCATTGTgatgtagcattaggctactatgGACCTCCTGGTAAGTCACGAGGAGGATCTGATTCCACACTGGGATTGAGCACAGGTAACTAAAACAGTAGAAAGcaagggtgccttggtggctcagttgttaagcgtctgccttcggctcatgtcatgttcccagggtcctgggatggagtcccacatcgggctccctgctcagcggggatcctgcttctcccctccctctgcctgccgctcccactgcttgtgttctctctctccctctccctctctctcaaataaataaataaaatctttaacaaaaaaataaaaaataaaacagtggaaAGCAGAACCGTGGATATGGAGTGGAATGAAGGAAACTACTGTATTAAGGCTTTACCTCACCTGGGCAAAGCCTTTGCACAATATTTCAACATGTTCCTATTTAGATTTTGCATTCTAGTAGCTTAGGTCCTTGCCTCTTCCATTATTCCTCTTTATGAAAGGTGCTATTAAGTATCTGATACTTTACACTTTAGTACAAGTTACACTATTTCCTGGTATTTTGTATGattgataattgtatttttttggcTTCTAATTCACTGGGTGTTGAGTAATCCTAGCCTGtgtgtataattaaaatatatccttGTTGTCAGTCGTTGGGTTAGTTAAAGCATGTGCTTAAATGgcatatttctgattttatacaTCTACATTATATGCATACCATTCCAACAGTAAAGATAGAGCATTGTTTCCTTCTAGGTGCTTGGTAAGgaatataacttaaaaatgcaaaatgtctGAGGATCTAAAGTAAaacatggtaactatagttgATAACGATGTTTAATATAACTGAAgtttgttaagagagtagaacttaaatgtttggTAATGGTTGTATTCCTTCACTAGATGGGAGCAATCCTTTCCTAAAATACGCATTTATTACATCACCACAGTGTACACTTCAGATATATTACAaatttgtatgtcaattatatatcagtaaaactgaaattaaaaataaagaaaccaaaataagaaTTAGGACTGTTTTCAGAAGCAGGAGGAACCAGGATAGGGAAGCCCAAGAATTGTCAACTAATTAGACCTTTTTGTCTGGAGCATGAAGCCAGTGTAAGTCAAACTAATATGTACTATAAGAGAAGCCATTTAATTATTCCCAGAATGGCAACTGCGGCTGGGAACCCAGGTGTAGATACT
It encodes:
- the LOC110584085 gene encoding 60S ribosomal protein L27 yields the protein MGKFMKPGKVVLVLAGRYSGRKAVIVKNIDDGTSDRPYSHALVAGIDRYPRKVTAAMGKKKIAKRSKIKSFVKVYNYNHLMPTRYSVDIPLDKTVVNKDVFRDPALKRKARREAKVKFEERYKTGKNKWFFQKLRF